A genomic segment from Brevundimonas mediterranea encodes:
- a CDS encoding FkbM family methyltransferase — translation MDRQYFYLGRNRALTRLKTGQPFFVDTADSAITPWIVMHGVWETFADDIVSSYVKPGMTIIDVGANVGYYTVKWGDMVGSQGRVLAVEANPATARLLRENVALNGLAGRCEVHVVAAGVQEGTATLRVPMWNGGGASFIRDVGRQDVADIEVAVMPLDRLFPDLKNVDLIKIDVEGVEPEVLSGARRIIEASPKCAFHIEVHAFWESQYGSVKAVLEPISLNRSIFLMKPNGTIAPVAIDDIADYAAVQPGGIADVFICPAHEDYIWRVSSYMDR, via the coding sequence ATGGATCGGCAGTATTTTTATCTTGGACGAAATAGGGCGCTTACCCGACTAAAGACGGGGCAGCCCTTCTTTGTCGATACGGCGGACTCAGCTATTACGCCATGGATCGTAATGCATGGGGTCTGGGAAACATTCGCCGACGACATCGTCAGTTCCTACGTCAAGCCGGGGATGACGATCATCGATGTTGGCGCGAACGTAGGATACTACACCGTCAAATGGGGCGACATGGTCGGTTCCCAAGGGCGGGTGCTGGCGGTTGAAGCCAATCCTGCCACTGCACGTCTGCTCCGCGAAAATGTCGCTTTGAACGGTCTTGCCGGCCGGTGCGAGGTTCATGTGGTCGCGGCGGGCGTCCAAGAAGGGACGGCGACGCTGCGGGTGCCGATGTGGAACGGGGGAGGAGCTTCCTTCATAAGGGACGTTGGGCGTCAAGACGTGGCGGACATTGAGGTCGCCGTCATGCCGCTCGATCGGCTGTTTCCCGATCTGAAGAATGTGGATCTGATCAAGATCGATGTCGAAGGCGTTGAGCCGGAAGTGCTTTCGGGCGCGCGCCGTATTATCGAAGCCAGTCCGAAATGCGCATTTCACATCGAGGTGCATGCTTTCTGGGAAAGCCAATACGGATCAGTCAAGGCTGTGCTTGAGCCAATATCCCTGAATAGATCGATTTTTTTAATGAAGCCGAACGGAACCATCGCTCCGGTGGCGATAGACGACATCGCAGACTACGCAGCGGTTCAGCCTGGTGGAATTGCTGATGTCTTCATCTGTCCTGCGCACGAAGATTACATATGGCGTGTCTCGTCCTACATGGATCGATAA
- a CDS encoding ABC transporter ATP-binding protein yields the protein MTLNEVAVPAALSVVGLSKRYIEAPSRKPLFHDLTFNLPCQGRLAVLGRNGQGKSTLIKILGGVLGASSGQVNWHVRPSWPIGFGGGFQGSLSGMDNIRFLSRLYDKDFQNLLARVDDFAELGLKLRQPVKHYSSGMRARLAFGLSLAIEFDCYLIDELVAVGDARFQQKCQEELFERRGDRAFLMASHDMSMISRLCDRALIIDGGRTKMFDDIEQAVDIYGWLRAR from the coding sequence ATGACCCTCAATGAAGTCGCCGTTCCCGCGGCGCTTTCCGTCGTGGGCCTCTCCAAGCGCTATATCGAGGCGCCGAGCAGAAAGCCTCTTTTTCACGACCTGACATTCAACCTGCCCTGCCAAGGGCGGCTGGCCGTTCTTGGCAGGAACGGCCAGGGCAAGTCGACTTTGATAAAAATATTGGGTGGCGTGCTCGGCGCGAGTTCTGGCCAAGTCAACTGGCATGTGAGGCCATCTTGGCCCATCGGCTTCGGAGGCGGCTTCCAAGGCAGCCTGTCCGGCATGGACAACATCCGTTTTCTGTCTCGCCTATATGATAAGGACTTCCAGAACCTCCTCGCCCGCGTCGATGATTTCGCAGAGCTGGGATTGAAGTTGCGTCAGCCCGTAAAACACTACTCATCTGGGATGCGCGCACGCTTGGCGTTCGGTCTTTCCCTGGCCATCGAATTCGACTGCTATCTAATCGACGAACTCGTCGCCGTGGGCGATGCCCGGTTTCAGCAAAAATGTCAGGAAGAGCTTTTCGAGCGCCGCGGCGATCGCGCCTTCCTCATGGCCTCTCACGACATGAGCATGATCTCAAGGTTGTGCGATCGCGCCCTGATCATAGACGGCGGGCGCACAAAAATGTTCGACGACATTGAACAGGCCGTAGACATATACGGCTGGCTACGGGCCAGATGA
- a CDS encoding chain-length determining protein, with protein sequence MSDSKLTYLGTHSASVVERKPLRDFAQKVPKAFLAIVVAPTLLATVYFAGMASPRYVSEAKFVVRSQSQQAPSSLGFALQGVGLSTSQTDAFSVHQYIESRQAIADLQKAMPLREMLAPRGADPFFRFPRFGEGRTNEDLHDAFTRFLTVGYDSTTGISTLRVEAFSPEDARHIATGLLEGGESLVNQLNERSSSQAVVDAQRRVSEAEQRLASVQTTLANFRNREGLIDPAQTATEGGELIGRLMSSLAELRAERAQLSSGAPQSPQLSALDTRILAYERQIAEERAKLVGNTTSLAPKIGAYERLSLDQELAGREVAAARSSLNDARTEARRQQLYLEQVVTPNLPDKATEPKRLLAILSVLFSTLLAYGVGWLIWAGVREHHQP encoded by the coding sequence ATGTCCGATTCAAAACTGACCTATCTTGGCACGCATTCCGCATCCGTCGTCGAACGGAAGCCTCTTCGAGATTTCGCGCAAAAGGTGCCCAAAGCCTTTCTGGCGATCGTTGTGGCTCCCACGCTGCTAGCGACCGTCTATTTCGCCGGAATGGCCTCTCCCCGTTATGTATCGGAGGCCAAGTTCGTCGTCAGATCGCAATCTCAACAGGCGCCGAGCTCACTGGGTTTCGCGCTTCAGGGCGTGGGCCTGTCAACCTCCCAGACCGACGCCTTCTCGGTGCACCAATACATCGAATCCCGTCAGGCTATCGCGGATCTTCAGAAGGCGATGCCGCTCCGCGAAATGCTGGCTCCGCGCGGAGCGGATCCGTTCTTCCGCTTCCCCCGGTTTGGCGAAGGTCGCACCAACGAGGATCTGCATGACGCCTTCACCCGGTTCCTGACCGTAGGCTACGACTCTACCACCGGCATCAGCACCTTGCGCGTGGAAGCTTTCAGCCCTGAAGACGCCCGACATATCGCCACAGGTCTGCTGGAGGGCGGCGAAAGCTTGGTCAACCAGCTCAACGAACGCTCTTCCTCACAGGCCGTTGTGGACGCTCAACGGCGCGTCTCCGAAGCCGAACAACGCCTTGCAAGCGTGCAGACCACGCTCGCGAACTTCCGGAACCGCGAAGGCCTGATCGATCCGGCCCAGACCGCAACCGAAGGCGGGGAACTCATCGGCCGACTGATGTCGTCGCTCGCAGAACTCCGCGCAGAGCGGGCCCAGCTATCTTCTGGAGCGCCCCAGAGCCCTCAGCTTTCCGCGCTCGACACACGTATCCTCGCATATGAGCGCCAGATTGCAGAAGAGCGCGCAAAACTGGTTGGCAACACGACCTCGCTGGCGCCCAAGATCGGCGCATACGAGCGCCTATCCCTGGATCAGGAGCTTGCTGGACGAGAGGTCGCCGCCGCAAGGTCTAGCCTGAACGACGCCCGAACCGAAGCGCGTCGCCAGCAGCTCTATCTCGAACAGGTCGTCACGCCGAACCTGCCGGACAAGGCCACAGAGCCTAAACGCCTTCTGGCGATATTGTCCGTTCTGTTCTCAACCCTGCTCGCCTACGGAGTCGGTTGGCTGATATGGGCCGGGGTTCGCGAGCATCATCAACCATGA
- a CDS encoding ABC transporter permease, whose amino-acid sequence MPSPVKFFREQSRIIGALVMREIVTRYGREGIGFLWVIGEPLAFCLGVIILWSALKPAYEHGIRLGPFVMTGYMSLLLMRHLVTHGLSALQANVGLMYHRLISPLHIFVSRFVLEIAGTTTAFAVVYVILAALGQVGLPKEPLLLYGGWLTLAWLSTGLAMTIAALAIRFETVERLAQLFMYLLIPLSGAFFMISFVPSTFRTVLLWLPIPHAVEMIRAGVFGEFVETHYDPIYPIIWGGIFNAAGLLMLRLFRERVDVE is encoded by the coding sequence ATTCCGTCTCCCGTCAAATTCTTCCGAGAACAGTCTCGGATCATCGGCGCGCTGGTCATGCGCGAGATCGTCACCCGATATGGCCGGGAAGGCATCGGCTTTCTGTGGGTAATCGGCGAACCTCTGGCCTTTTGTCTGGGGGTCATCATTTTGTGGTCTGCGCTTAAGCCCGCATACGAACACGGCATTCGATTGGGGCCATTCGTTATGACGGGCTATATGTCGCTGCTCCTGATGCGACATCTGGTGACGCACGGACTCAGCGCGCTGCAGGCCAATGTCGGCCTCATGTATCATCGCCTGATTTCCCCTCTGCATATTTTCGTGTCGCGCTTCGTTCTTGAAATCGCAGGCACGACGACGGCCTTCGCCGTGGTCTATGTAATCCTGGCGGCTCTGGGGCAGGTCGGCCTGCCGAAGGAGCCGCTGCTGCTTTACGGCGGCTGGCTGACACTGGCCTGGCTCTCCACCGGATTGGCGATGACCATCGCCGCCTTGGCCATTCGTTTCGAGACGGTTGAACGACTTGCCCAGTTGTTCATGTATCTTCTCATCCCCCTGTCAGGGGCCTTCTTCATGATTTCCTTCGTGCCCTCCACGTTCCGCACGGTTCTTCTCTGGCTGCCGATTCCCCACGCCGTCGAGATGATCCGCGCTGGCGTATTCGGCGAATTTGTCGAAACCCACTACGACCCGATTTACCCGATCATCTGGGGCGGAATATTCAATGCGGCAGGACTGTTGATGCTCCGCCTTTTCCGCGAACGCGTCGACGTCGAATAG
- a CDS encoding radical SAM/SPASM domain-containing protein: protein MTQFRGGVNVIDPVEAGAVPSKGVFMRERVELIAGPHMVRLQVQMSPYAQSETIAVRALSPEGHELAKDDVCVGDADAMVRLDALTLKFHLPEAQEITFEGHASANVSTTHLRFFTQAPVGEYERNEDRFNFYPGDIPHRSLRFLVIGTTAVCNANCSHCPTNKVYSRTQAKGVMDMALFERIIRELADLEFDGTVAFGLFGEPLQDPHLAARVEMIRSLCPKANISLSTNAALYDAAKHRDALAKIDDIAVHIEALTSDVYETVMRPLKVRRTFPRAEQLIADQAGRVHIVSPVHRQNIDQIANIKSHWEERGAGETEFIALSNRCGQSPNYDNLALAPTAVGCGPEMVITELVVDWDGAVLTCCQDFHRYGRIGDLRRESVVETLASASRARVRRLFNEKRWNALKACAGCKLDSESAVKTVVDEKLAVLDEKRRFSADQFGFKGAAKRVDGGILLDARNLASAIGLRSRARRGATTGPNRRLTPGNYLVKFDLVDLKQDPGGGITLDVTDGSNVLTRHVPKRKGPWEMHLDVRPDAGKLEFRIHVRGARLWFCGVTVERIDLTA, encoded by the coding sequence ATGACGCAATTTCGCGGCGGCGTGAACGTCATCGATCCAGTCGAGGCGGGGGCGGTTCCCTCTAAAGGGGTCTTCATGCGCGAGCGCGTGGAGTTGATCGCTGGACCTCACATGGTGAGGCTGCAGGTTCAGATGTCTCCCTACGCCCAAAGCGAAACCATCGCCGTTCGCGCGCTGTCGCCGGAAGGTCATGAACTGGCCAAGGATGACGTATGTGTCGGCGACGCTGACGCCATGGTCAGGTTAGATGCGCTCACGTTGAAATTTCACCTGCCAGAAGCGCAGGAGATAACCTTCGAGGGGCATGCCAGCGCGAACGTCTCGACCACACACCTGAGGTTTTTCACCCAAGCCCCTGTCGGCGAATACGAGAGGAATGAAGACAGATTCAACTTCTATCCGGGTGACATACCGCACCGATCCCTGCGTTTCCTGGTGATCGGCACGACCGCAGTCTGCAATGCGAATTGCAGTCACTGTCCAACCAACAAGGTCTATTCACGGACCCAGGCCAAGGGGGTCATGGATATGGCTCTTTTCGAGAGAATAATACGGGAACTCGCCGATCTCGAATTCGACGGCACAGTTGCTTTCGGCTTGTTCGGAGAGCCTTTGCAAGATCCCCATCTCGCGGCTCGCGTCGAAATGATCCGGAGCCTATGTCCGAAGGCGAATATCAGTCTTTCCACGAACGCCGCGCTTTATGACGCCGCCAAGCATCGTGACGCCCTGGCGAAGATCGACGATATCGCGGTGCATATCGAGGCGCTTACTTCTGATGTTTATGAGACGGTCATGCGCCCGCTCAAGGTGCGGCGGACCTTCCCGCGTGCGGAGCAGTTGATCGCGGACCAAGCCGGTCGGGTTCATATCGTCAGTCCGGTTCACCGGCAAAATATTGATCAAATCGCCAACATCAAATCGCACTGGGAAGAGAGGGGTGCAGGCGAGACCGAGTTCATCGCGCTGTCGAACCGTTGCGGCCAGAGCCCGAATTACGACAACCTGGCCCTAGCTCCTACCGCTGTTGGATGCGGTCCCGAAATGGTCATAACGGAGCTTGTCGTCGACTGGGACGGTGCTGTCCTGACCTGTTGCCAGGATTTCCATCGCTATGGGCGTATCGGGGATCTGCGGCGCGAGAGCGTGGTGGAGACCTTGGCAAGCGCCTCTCGAGCCCGCGTGAGACGTCTGTTCAACGAGAAACGCTGGAACGCTCTCAAGGCCTGTGCTGGATGCAAGCTGGACAGCGAAAGCGCTGTCAAAACCGTTGTCGATGAAAAGCTTGCCGTTCTTGACGAGAAACGTCGGTTCTCGGCGGATCAATTCGGTTTCAAGGGAGCCGCCAAACGGGTCGATGGCGGAATATTGCTCGACGCCCGCAACCTCGCCAGCGCTATCGGCCTTCGTAGCAGAGCGAGACGCGGGGCGACCACCGGCCCCAATCGGCGTCTTACGCCCGGAAACTATCTCGTCAAGTTCGATCTTGTCGATCTGAAACAGGATCCGGGCGGCGGAATAACCCTAGACGTCACCGACGGGTCCAATGTCCTTACGCGACACGTGCCGAAGCGGAAGGGGCCTTGGGAAATGCATCTGGATGTGAGGCCGGACGCGGGCAAGCTCGAATTTCGCATTCACGTCCGCGGCGCCCGATTGTGGTTTTGCGGAGTTACCGTCGAACGGATCGACCTAACCGCCTGA
- the argB gene encoding acetylglutamate kinase, whose protein sequence is MNETERQSEERSWETAKTLAEALPYIQVYDRETVVIKYGGHAMGESAVARQFAADVVLLKLMGVNPVVVHGGGPQISAMLDKAGVRSSFVDGLRVTDPATMEVAEMVLSGAVNKEIAHWITMAGKEADVRGVGLSGKDAGLLTVEKTRRTKRDPDSMIEHEVDLGYVGEPTKVDPKLIKGLIASETEDWVPVIAPIGVAEDGQTYNVNADTVAGAIAGSLNAKRMLLLTDVPGVKGADGDIIRQMTLEEAQALIDSGVAHGGMIPKLETAMAAVRAGVEAVVILDGRRPHAMLVELFTEFGAGTLVKAS, encoded by the coding sequence ATGAACGAAACAGAACGCCAGTCGGAAGAACGCAGCTGGGAGACGGCGAAGACGCTCGCCGAGGCCTTGCCGTATATTCAGGTCTATGACCGCGAGACCGTGGTCATCAAATACGGCGGCCACGCCATGGGCGAGAGCGCCGTGGCGCGTCAGTTCGCGGCCGATGTGGTGCTGCTGAAGCTGATGGGGGTCAACCCGGTCGTGGTGCACGGCGGCGGGCCGCAGATCAGCGCCATGCTGGACAAGGCCGGGGTCAGGTCCAGCTTCGTCGACGGGTTGCGGGTCACCGATCCGGCGACGATGGAAGTCGCCGAGATGGTCCTGTCCGGCGCGGTGAACAAGGAGATCGCCCACTGGATCACCATGGCCGGCAAGGAGGCGGACGTGCGCGGCGTCGGTCTGTCGGGCAAGGACGCCGGCCTGCTGACGGTCGAGAAGACGCGCCGGACCAAACGCGATCCCGACAGCATGATCGAGCACGAGGTGGACCTGGGCTATGTCGGCGAACCGACCAAGGTCGATCCCAAGCTGATCAAGGGCCTGATCGCGTCGGAGACCGAGGACTGGGTGCCGGTCATCGCCCCGATCGGGGTCGCCGAGGACGGACAGACCTACAACGTCAACGCCGATACGGTGGCGGGCGCCATCGCCGGATCGCTGAACGCCAAGCGGATGCTGCTGCTGACCGACGTGCCGGGGGTCAAGGGCGCGGACGGCGACATCATTCGCCAGATGACGCTGGAGGAGGCGCAGGCCCTGATCGACAGCGGCGTCGCCCACGGCGGCATGATCCCCAAGCTGGAGACGGCCATGGCGGCCGTGCGCGCAGGCGTCGAGGCCGTGGTCATTCTGGACGGCCGTCGGCCCCACGCCATGCTGGTGGAGCTGTTCACCGAATTCGGCGCCGGCACCCTGGTGAAGGCGTCTTGA
- a CDS encoding pyrimidine 5'-nucleotidase: MIDLSYVNAWVFDMDDTLYPREQGLMSLVQARINAYVVEAVGLAPQEARILQRQFLDEHGTTLAGLMANYTIDPEDFLNVVHDVPLDGVEPNPRLAERLKTLPGRCFVFTNGARDYAHRVLDRIGVADCFEGVFAIEDGDLTPKPAPSAFRRMIERFDFEPRCAAFFEDTPKNLEPAKALGMATVLIGDGHGKPLGDHIDRIAPDLLDFLNALTFKDAA; this comes from the coding sequence TTGATCGACCTGTCGTACGTCAACGCCTGGGTGTTCGACATGGACGACACCCTGTATCCGCGCGAGCAGGGGCTGATGTCCCTCGTCCAGGCGCGGATCAACGCCTATGTGGTCGAGGCGGTCGGCCTGGCGCCCCAGGAGGCGCGTATCCTGCAGCGCCAGTTTCTGGATGAACACGGCACCACCCTGGCCGGGCTGATGGCCAACTACACCATCGATCCCGAGGACTTCCTGAACGTGGTCCACGACGTGCCGCTGGACGGGGTCGAGCCCAATCCGCGCCTGGCCGAGCGTCTGAAGACCCTGCCGGGGCGCTGTTTCGTCTTCACCAACGGCGCGCGGGACTATGCGCATCGGGTGCTGGACCGGATCGGCGTCGCCGACTGTTTCGAGGGGGTGTTCGCCATCGAGGACGGCGACCTGACGCCCAAGCCGGCCCCATCGGCCTTTCGTCGCATGATCGAGCGGTTCGATTTCGAACCCCGTTGCGCCGCCTTCTTCGAGGACACGCCCAAGAACCTGGAGCCGGCCAAGGCCCTGGGTATGGCGACCGTCCTGATCGGCGACGGCCACGGCAAGCCCCTGGGGGACCATATTGACCGGATCGCCCCCGATCTTCTCGACTTCCTCAACGCCCTGACCTTCAAGGACGCCGCATGA
- the dapD gene encoding 2,3,4,5-tetrahydropyridine-2,6-dicarboxylate N-succinyltransferase, whose amino-acid sequence MTDLSHLESVIEAAWEDRADVSAATHGDVRDAVETALALLDAGQARVASRGEDGVWTTHQWLKKAVLLSFRLNDNQIMRAGDRGPTSHAPGVGPYWDKVPNKFGDWAAGDYQAAGFRSVPGAIVRQGAYIARNVVLMPSFVNIGAYVDEGAMVDAWATVGSCAQIGKNVHLSGGAGIGGVLEPLQANPTIIEDGCFIGARAEVAEGVIVREGAVLAMGVYLSGSTKIIDRATGEVFRGEVPAYSVVVPGALPDPKGGPSLYCAVIVKRVDAQTRAKTGVNELLRN is encoded by the coding sequence ATGACCGACCTGTCGCATCTCGAATCCGTCATCGAGGCCGCGTGGGAAGACCGCGCCGACGTCTCGGCCGCCACCCATGGCGATGTCCGCGACGCGGTCGAGACCGCCCTGGCCCTGCTGGACGCCGGCCAGGCGCGTGTCGCCTCACGCGGCGAGGACGGGGTCTGGACCACGCATCAGTGGCTGAAGAAGGCGGTGCTGCTGTCCTTCCGCCTGAACGACAACCAGATCATGCGCGCCGGCGACCGCGGCCCGACCAGCCACGCCCCGGGCGTCGGCCCCTACTGGGACAAGGTGCCCAACAAGTTCGGCGACTGGGCCGCCGGCGACTATCAGGCCGCCGGCTTCCGCTCGGTGCCCGGCGCCATCGTCCGCCAGGGCGCCTATATCGCCAGGAACGTCGTGTTGATGCCGTCCTTCGTGAACATCGGCGCCTATGTCGATGAGGGGGCCATGGTCGACGCCTGGGCCACGGTCGGGTCCTGCGCCCAGATCGGCAAGAACGTGCACCTGTCGGGCGGGGCGGGCATCGGCGGAGTGCTGGAGCCGCTTCAGGCCAATCCGACCATCATAGAGGACGGCTGTTTCATCGGCGCCCGCGCCGAGGTGGCTGAAGGCGTGATCGTGCGCGAAGGGGCGGTCCTGGCCATGGGCGTCTATCTGTCGGGCTCGACCAAGATCATCGACCGCGCCACGGGCGAGGTCTTCCGCGGCGAGGTGCCGGCCTATTCGGTCGTGGTTCCGGGCGCTCTGCCGGATCCTAAGGGCGGCCCGTCGCTGTACTGCGCCGTCATCGTCAAGCGGGTGGACGCCCAGACGCGGGCCAAGACCGGTGTCAACGAGCTGCTGCGCAACTGA
- a CDS encoding ferritin-like domain-containing protein — MAEKTLDTLFHDTLKDIYYAERKILKSLPKMARAAQSPELKAAFEKHKDQTEGQIERLQQVFEIIGKAPRGKTCDAIEGILAEGDEIMEEYKDNPALDAGLLAAAQAVEHYEITRYGTLKRWALVLGMKDAAALLDETLQEESQTDEDLTGIADAAVNKDAMKSAA; from the coding sequence ATGGCCGAGAAAACCCTCGACACCCTGTTCCACGACACGCTCAAGGACATCTATTACGCCGAGCGCAAGATCCTGAAATCCCTGCCCAAGATGGCCCGCGCGGCGCAGTCGCCCGAGCTGAAGGCGGCCTTCGAGAAGCACAAGGACCAGACCGAAGGTCAGATCGAACGCCTGCAGCAGGTGTTCGAGATCATCGGCAAGGCCCCCCGCGGCAAGACCTGCGACGCCATCGAAGGCATCCTGGCCGAGGGCGACGAGATCATGGAAGAATACAAGGACAACCCCGCCCTCGACGCCGGCCTGCTGGCCGCCGCCCAGGCGGTCGAACACTATGAGATCACCCGCTACGGCACCCTGAAGCGCTGGGCCCTGGTGCTCGGCATGAAGGACGCCGCCGCCCTGCTGGACGAGACCCTGCAGGAAGAGTCCCAGACCGACGAAGACCTGACCGGCATCGCCGACGCCGCCGTCAACAAGGACGCGATGAAGTCCGCCGCCTGA